The following is a genomic window from Patagioenas fasciata isolate bPatFas1 chromosome 1, bPatFas1.hap1, whole genome shotgun sequence.
AGATTTGGGCAAAGGTGATGCCCCATcagtaagcttttttttttttttttaatagaaaggtGCTGAAATTCTCTTAATCAGCTATAATGGTAACATTTCTTCAGTACTCCTTTCTAATCTGTTCAAAACTTTGATGCAAAAATGTTGTTTAgttgcattaaatatttttactgCTGTTAGATTTTAAAATTCTATATGCAACGCATGCTTGAATTCACGTTCTGTCTGTTTTACAGCCATAGATCTAAATACTATTTCTCCAATTGGAAGACAGCTAGCTTTGCAGCCTGGGAAGAGCAATGGTGGGTAACAGGCACTGTCTGAAATTACGGGCTTTCTCTGAAGCGAAATAAcccattttttaatttcaaaggggaaaatttttttgttaatattcctgtagaaatatttttatatggtACCACTAATTTTAATATAGATTTCTCGAAGTAATTTAATTCTATTATACTCTTTCATATTATTTTCAGAGGTAAAAACAGAAGTCCTCCATAGACCGTAGAGTGTGTTTTTTCCAACTCAATGTGTGCACTTTTTCTGGATTAAAAAGTGAATATAAGCCTTAGGCTTATGGATAAATTACAATGAATTCTGTTAGGTTATAGAatcttgattattttttctgcCAAGTAAATAGTAGAAGTCTTAAGACAtcttttaaactattttattttagatAAATACTGGTAGTGTTTTTCCCCAGGGTATTTTGATGATCTTTCTTCCATTTCCTTTTTAATCCTTCCTTTCTCCAGAGACCTCTCCCCTTATTTAAGAATGCATCTCAGGAGGCTTTTATGTTACATTCTTTGGTTTCtggtgtgtgtggttggtttgtttgtttgtttgtgtgtgtggtttgtgttgttggttggttggttcttggttttttatttctctctaggTGCAAGTGTGCTGCCTATAGTATTTCCAAGCCAGAATTCTAGCTTTAATTAACACTTTTCCTTACTTCAGCTGTAACTTAAATAGCTCAATTGCAATGCAATTTGAAAGTAAATTTTTGTTTCTATAGTTTTAGTAAAAGGTCACTGCAAGCtaattttgttggttttattaaTTGCAGCTGCTTGTCAGACAGTACTGTCTTTGCCAGTGGATTTTAATTTAGAGAAAATACTAGGTATGTCTTGTCTTATATAAATATAATTACAAATGTCTAAATAGAAAACTTGTATTTGCATTGTTTGCTATTTTTTTGTCTTATGAAATACTGAAAACCTAATATATGAATGAATATTTTAAGTAGGTGTTCTAAATACACAGTTACTGAATGTTGCATGGAACATCTGATTTAAATGATACAATTTGAGTGTAGACATAAAGATAAAAGAGGAGGAATATGGAGGACAATTGGAAATTGATTCACAATTCTGAATGCACAGAAGGTAGTCACCAGAAGACACCCTCTGACTCTCTCAAAGCGGTTATTTAGCTTAGCGGAGCTGCTAGGCTTACAGATTGCTGGTTGTGAGGCTTAGAGCCCAACCTTGCCTTGAATAAAGCAAAGCTCTGATTCTGAGCCTTTAGTTTAACTGAAGCCACAGGGGGGACTAAAGTTGGGTAGTGGCAAAAAAAGCCATGACTGCTGAGCAGGAGACAAGAGTCCAAATGAACTGTCTGATTATAACTGCTTTATCAAGCAGTTGTTGCCAGTTTCTCAGGCAAGGGGGATGGAAAGGACTGTTCTTAACAGTTCAAATACAGGAATAGTGGGTATAGCCAGCTCAGGTTTTTGGGTCCTTGCTCCTATCCCAGTATTGAAGTTCACAACCCTGATTGAGGGTCATCAAAATTAAACCAGTGAAACAGAACCGCATGTATTGTTTTCATGTTTCATCTAAAAACATGCTTCCAACAATGCAAAGTTTGTGAACGCATGAACAATTCCTTGTACAAGAAACAGCCAGTTAGAGCAAGAAACTAAATCTGCGAAGTCAGTGTATTTTAATGGGTCTTTGTTAACATCTGTATGCTTTGCTGCTCTAAACTGCTAACTGCTTTGACTTGTCTtcaagttgaatctggtttgccGTTAGGTGTATCACAATGACCACCAAAGCATATGGGAGACCTGAAAAAGAATCTAGTTTTGCTTGGGTAGTATAATAACCCCTTTTTCACAACTCAGATGTGAAGAATAATACACTTTTGAGAGAAGGCCAGTAAGTAGATGctgaacaatatatatatatatatttttttttaaatgcagagttGGGTGTTAAAGGATGATAGGCAGAAATGAAACCTTAGTAGACAGAATCAACTTTTCGTAATGATAACAAGTGATCTTTTGGGATAGGTGCCTAATTAGATTAATTACTTGCTGTTTTGGTAAATCACATTAAATATTTCAATTTAGTTACATATGTCTCTGTAGTGGGAGATATTTTTGTTTCTCGCATACTTACTGGAAACAACTTCTCCCCATTTCTAGGTGAATATTTTAGAACTGATGAATTTGCAGATCAGTCTCAGGAAAATCTGAGCTCTTCATCACTCAGAAGAAAGCTGTTTTtagaagaaaatggaagtgtggCCGAGTGTTTGTCCCCTTCTCTGCCTAGTCCATGCGGTAATCAACCACTCGGAGTGCTTTGTTCAATTGATATATCTCCAGTTCGGTGCAGAAGTCCTCTGGAAACATCTAGTTCAGTGAGTACCCTGTTTTGGGGGCTGGATGGGATGCGAATTAGCTGGCACAAGAGTTCCTAAAGCAGGCTGTACTGATTGTGTCTTCTAAGACGCCACAAGATGAACAATCATGTTTTTAATAAGCTACAACTACTTTATGAGAGGGTAGCTATTAGACCAAAGCTGGGAGTTTTTGTTTAAATtccaaattcagaaaaaaaaaagtgtagaaagGTTACTGACTTTTTATTATATCAAATTATTATGTTATGGTGCTATTCTTTCGTATAGACCAGGTGGTGAGCagtagttatatttatacagtcctaaaattgcatttggccttttgaaggcaactgccaggctgatgtggcccccagtgaaaatgagtttgacaacccTGGTATAGACGGAATTATGCTTTGATTTTATGTTATGAAAAGGAGGTAGGAATTGATACGTATGCAAGACTTGCTGAAAGTGTGTTCAAACCATTTTTTCATAAAttgtgcatacaaaaaaaaagGCCTGTTTAAATCCATGAATACTACTTAATGTGAACAGGTGATATGATTATTTCCTTTATAGCTCTTGAGCTCATGGTGGAAGAAATGGCTTGTGGATCTCTGAATGCAGTGTTAAAAATgcttgtggtgtttggtttttttccttttttggggggggctgtttgggttttttgttgttgttgttggggttttttttggtggttgtttttctgtggtttttttgttttcttttgctagaGATTCCAGATAAATAGACAATTATTAGAAGACAGAACATAAtgtctgttttttaaattaagcaaGATCAATCTTATTCCCTGGTGGGCATAGCACAGCTAACCTGGTTTAGGTGATACTGTGCATGGAAAAAAGGTATCCCAGCAAGAGtgtggctttaaaaaaataagtcctCACTATGGTAACCTAGTAGAGAATTCCTACAACATAATTACACTGCCTGAAGTGACTTTTCCGTTTGTACCATGCTCTTAAGCAAGATTACAaccactgtttctttttcttaaggAAAAGTATTTTGTCTGCTGCTGAGTTAAATAATTCAGGTAATACGGattcaattaaaatataaatagtgGCTGGCTTTCTTCTGCATTGTTATGAATAAGAAACTGAGATTAAATACTTTATACACAGATACCATGAATTCCCTGTTTAGGCTTTTCATAGTTCTTAAATATAATGGATATTACAGTCAGTTGGTATTATACAACAGTGTGAGTCCATTGCTCTTTTTCTGTGTGGAGGCATGAGGTCCAAGTGAAGAGCTGCAACTGGTATATTTAAGCTGAACTAATGACAGAGATGGTTATTGTGCAGTTGTACAGGATTAATTTTTCTCAGTGCTGCcatattaagctttttttttaattagaatggtttttatatatacatattagtCAAAGTTTACGTTATGAAAATATGTCGTGTTTGtggctttctgtttgtttgtgtttttttttactgaaggGTCAGTTTTCCTCCAGTCCTATTCAGGGAGGCGCAAGGACTTACAGTCTGGGAAGTATAACCAGTCCCACATTTCCAGAGGGGTCTCCTGCACATAATGGTTCTCCTACATTTTCACCAATTGCTTTTCACATAAGAAAGACACCATTGTCAGGTATGGTTTAAttggtttaattttaattttcttgattTATATATTTTGATTATAAAAACTGTTGCGTTTATACTGGAACTTCTTTTTGTTCGGAGACAAGTTCCTGTGCTTGGCAGACCAGCAGTCTCCTCCTATATGACACACTATTTAGCAGTGAAATATCTTAATGATGTGAAACAGTGAACTGTATCTGCTTGTGAAAAATCAACTAGGGAAAACATTATAGAAGAGGAATTGAGACCTAATAggtatgaaaataaatttaaaggatTAATCTAGTGTGAGGAAGGGGCTTTAAAGCCATATGCCTGAACTAAGGCTATGATTTTGGTTTAGTTTAAACTGAAGGCTGTTTAGCTTGAGTTTTCAAATCGTGTGATCATCAAGATTACTTGAAAGAAAACAGACTAGTGAAGAAGTCATGAACATCTTGTGTCCTTGTTGCTCTAGAAAATGTCAGTATTTCATGTTTCATCCATTGCTTGGAAGGACTTACCACCACATTTATACATGACTCTGCTCTGATGAGCCTTGTGGTGTTTCAGcactgttcacagtatcacagtatgtttgggaatggaagggacctcgaaagatcatctagtccaatccccctgctggagcaggaacgcctaggtgaggtcgcacaggaacatgtccaggcgggctttgaatgtctccaaggaagaagactccacaacctctctgggcagcctgttccagtgctctggcaccctcactgagaagaagttctttctcaaatttaagtggaacctcttgtgttccagcttgatcccattaccccttgtcctatcattgtttgccactgagaagagcctggctccatccttgtggcactcaccctttatatatttataaacattaataaggtcacccctcagtctcctcttctcaaaactaaagagacccagctccctcagcctttcttcataagggaggtgctccactcccttaatcatctttgttgccctacgctggactctctccagcagttccctgtccttcttgaactgaggggcccagaactggacacaatattccagatggggtctcaccagggcagagtagaggggaaggaggacctctctcgatctactgacctcccttcttgtaatacaccccaggatgcctgccattggccttcctggccacaagggcacagtgctggctcatggtcatcctgttgtccaccaggacccccaggtccctttcccctacactgctctctaatatgtaatttcccaacctatactggaacctggggttgttcctgcccagatgcaggactctacactttcccttgttaaatttcatcaggttatcccccgcccaactctccagcctgtccaggtctcgctggatggcagcacagccttctggcgtgacagccactcctcccagcttagtgtcatcagcaaacttgctggtagtacactcaattccctcgtccaaaacgttaatgaatatattgaataatattggccccagtactgacccctgaggcactccactagatactggcctccaactggactcctcaccattgaccaccactctctggcttctcttcttaagccagtttgcaacccacctcactactctattgtctagaccacacctcctcaacttagctgtgaggatgctgtgagggactgtgtcaaaggctttactgaagtcaaggtagaccacatccactgccctgccatcatccatccaccttgttacattctcataaaaggctatgaggttacATATGAAGATTGCATAAGTTTGATTTTCTTCAATATTTTGTTGCTAccccagattttttttaaatgcctataGAATACGTGTAATAATTATAATTTTTCTGAAGAAAGCTGCAGAACCAGCCGTCACGCATTTTTCCTGTGAACAGTGTGTGGTATTGCCATTTGAAAATGCAAGGCCTCTAGATACAACAAATTATGTCATAGGAAACTAATTTGGTGGTAAAAATGGGATGAAAGCTTGCCTTTACCGTGATAGTTTACATGCAGTTTAAACTCCCCTTTGGAGCTGGAAGGCCATGCTCAGTGAAATACCATGTAGCTGGCTATGATTATTTGAAGAACTGCAGGGTTTTGAGGATGATGACTTTTAACTTCATCTGATATATGATAGAGTaactttgttcttgtttgtttgttctttctgtgAGCAGACCAAAGAAAACTTACATTTTGTTCTCCAGATATTCCGTCATCCTCAAATAGAATGACACCTCCAAGTACAAGAAGTCCTTACATAGATGGTTGTTCTCCTATTAAAAATTGTTCTCCTATGAGACTTGGAGCATGTAGAGGAACTACCCAGTATCAGACTTCTGTCATTAGAATACCAATTACAGTTGAAaatcgtggtgaggatgagggagACAAGGAAAATGCTTCTCCAGCGGAAGAGAATGGCATAAACTTATGTCAGCAAGACAGTGAAGCGTTTGCACATGGTACACACCTCGTTGTAGCAACTGTGTCTATTGCATCAGATCACTCGGAAGCTTGTCATCAAAGGTTGTCATCATTTCAGGACATGGAAGGCTCAAAAGAAAATAACACTGTAGATATGGCTGATGCAGCTGAAGTGTCAGAGGAAAACACTTGGATAAAAGAAACAATTGGCAATAGCAATGCACCAATGACCAGCTTTATGACAGGGATTACCTTCAGTATTGAAAACTCCCGTATGTGCATGTCACCCCTTGCAGAGAGCAGCGTAATTCCTTGTGACAACAGTAGTAttcaggtaaaaataaaaatctttttttgCTTCTCTGTAAAACTGAGCTCGACATACGAACTTCTAGTATGTATACCATTCTGGGAGGAATtacctgttggttttttttactgaatGGGGTGTGCAAGTTGTATTGTGATTTTTATTCCTTACCCCTCATGccctttttcctctctcagtGGAGTCAGCATAGCAATTATAAATGATTTCTGTGTTAGTGTGTACAGTAACACATTTAAGTTAATCCAAACTAATTCTGAGGGACCCATTTACAGTTTGCTTTTGTTATTAACTGATGGTAGCTAGTTTGTTGAATTAAGTTCTGTTAATCAAATGCAAGTCCTATCAGGAATGAGAATCTAAGGAGTTGACCTGTGATAAATTGCAGTACATTTTTAGAGCCCTGCCTCTTGATTTCAGGTGGACAGTGGTTATAATACACAGACTTGTGGAAGCAGCATTATGGATACTGTGGGGGCCGAAAACAGTTGCCGAGAAAATGATGCGAATACCAACGTGTTCCAGAATAAATCCCAGCTTCTTAGAACAAAGGTAGGAGTTAAATTGTGATGCATATTGATGATAGGCTTCCCATCTAAAGCATCTATGCCCTATTTTATTCAGTTTCAGGGAGCCTGAgtgaggggagagaggggagagacTGTCAGGTGATAATAGAGAGCATGTTATGTAGCATCGTTTCAAGTATTGCATTGAAAACAAGGAATGAATGCAGGACAAATATTGTAAGCTGTCAACAAAAGCAATGTGTTCCATGATAAAGGCAAAGGGAGTTTCAGAGGAAACTGAAATACTTGCATGAAAGGCTGTGAGGTGCTGCTTATGGCTCCTGAAGTagtctgtcttttatttttgtttctgttgttcttgctcttttttttttttaatttgctaggTTTTTAAATATGTGCTTGTAGAGAAGCATATTTTTGTGGAAAAATTGACCACCACTTCTTTTCATAAACTAGCCTCCAAGTTTCTTAGACCATACCTGGCATGCTGATTTGGTGGTGAACTTTCTGCCTGGGTAGAGTCTTTTGGTTACAAGCCCTTTGATGACCCAtcataaaaagaaaagaacaaaactgcAAAAGACAATACATATCTAGCAAGGCTCCCAAACTCTTAATCTTGTGGGTGATGGGAAGGACTTCTGCTTCTTCCAGAGAATGGGAAGAAAGCCTAGTTTATTTGGAGGAGAGAGCAAAAATCATCTTGTCTCACTTAGTAATCATGGTCTTACCATCTTATAAATGTAGTAGTTTATCTAGTCCACTACTTGGTGTTGTTTACAGTCTTTGAAGGGCAGAGGTTACTGGACAAATAAGTAGTACCAGATTACAAAAAGTCTGAAGCCTGTTCAGCCCCGACTTCGCTTCTGTATCTGACATGCTAACAGCTGCCTCTCTGCCAAGGTGAAGAGCAGACTGATGGTGACATCAAAGTTCAAACTCTGCTCATTTGAGATTAGTATAACTGTGCCCCTGCAGAGGAATAGATGGGTGTTTATCTTTAACGTCTAGAAATACCTATCTACTCTGAGGTCTTGCCCCATTTGCCCTGTTGGATGCGGATTATACATGTGAATGTTTGGATCAGAGTCAATTATCTAATATCAGACCTGCCCTAGAGATTCACCAACGTCATGCGTCTGTTTCCTCCCACTGCTCGTCTTTCAATTGCTAGATCCCAACTAAGCCAAATTTTGCATTTTGGATTATGATTTAAGCGTGGAGCCATGAAGTACTACTTCATGCAAACCTCACAACAGAGAACTCacagaaaatggagagaaaaaaagcagagacatAACTCTCAGAAAGAATCCGCTCTGGCTCATTCAGAGCGTGTGTGCTCTGAAAATATGCTCTTGCTGACAGCACATTTCAAAGATCTGTGCAGGGAAAACATTGTATTTCTTTTTGATTTCAGAAGGGGAGAGATGAGAGGCTAAGGTCCTAATTGTAATTTGAAATGCTCAGATAGTAAGTTTGGGTCTTGTTTCTTTTCGGGAAATTTTGTGAAAATGGCTTTAAAATTAACTTTTCCTTATTCATCTAGGAGTGTTCTGTTTTAAACCATAAGGACAATCAGTTGCTGAGAGCAAAATCTCCAGAGAAGCAATTGTGTTTCCAAAAAGCAAAAACACGTAGCACAGCATTTGGTCAAAATGCAACTTGCAACATCTCTGCctggaaacataaaaatgaaaatcaagTTCAGGGATTTCACAAAAATGGTATGTAGTCGTCTGATGGAGGACTGCAGCTGCGTTGTCTAATAAATGTTTACATATATGACCTCAATTACCTGGATTATACATACCATTTTGATTTAATGCAAATGCAATAAATTTTCTGCTACATATTAAGGGACTTTTAAAATAATGTGGGGTTTTCAGGTCTTTTTAACAAATTTATTGGTATCCTTAAGTGATCTTTTGAAAATTAAGGCAGCTAACCTTGGTGCAAAGAAACCATAGTGTTTTTTCAGAATTCTGTTCCTTCTGTGATGAGGGCAGATTCTATGAGGAGAGTTATTTTCAAAGTTTGGCTGTAACTTCAAGAGGAATATTTTAGGAAGACTGGGCAAACCTAGGGTAACTTGCATAGGAGCTAATTAACTGCAAACACACCTACATTTTAACACACAACTCCTAAAGGCATGAGGGAAATTTTTCTTTGTgggggaggaaagaaaggaaaggagcattagtttagtttagatttggattGCTTCTCCTCGATGAGATTTATCATGCTGCTTCAGGAAAATTAGCACTGGTACcaacaaagacagaaaagaacTGCTGGGGGTGTGATGAGAACAGGGCTGGGGAAAGAGGATTGGGGTGAGTGTCTGTCAGTATCAGTCTGAAGTAACAGTGATGAAATTCAGCTGTGACTTTCACAAGAAAACTACAGAGTTCCAGAAATGTGTCCCTGGAATACATGTATGATTTATAGTAGACTGCAAACCGTTAAAATTGAGTGCTTTGATTTTAATACCAGGTTAGTACTTTTAATTAAGTTATCCTTGTGAACAGCTGAATGAAAACTCCATTCCATTTATGGAAATTATGGGCTTTTCCACAATTGAAAAGACGTATTTCATTCTCTAAGTAATAACCTGTGTGTCAGAAGAAGCCTTTAGCAATTTTTTTGATCAGTTTTTTCCTTGGTTTGACAGAAATCTCTTATTAGGAAAACGGAATCTCTTCCCCCTAAACAACCAGTTCTTACTCTTAAAACCGCTTATCAGTCAGCTTTACCAAGTACTTAAGAAAGATGTACTATTGGTTTTAGTTTTCACATGGCAAAAATAATAGAAATCTgaaggtttttttattattaatgagGAAACATGACATACATTATTTTTACTTCATAACAATTTAATCAGTATTTCTGTTACACGTCTGATTGACAGTAATTGAACCTAACATCCTCAGTTATCTATTTCATGATCTCTGAACAGTGCCCTACTAAATGCTGGAAATGCACTGAATTGGTAACTTCTAGGAGATTAGTTTTGTTAGAGAATGTATTtagacttctggaaaaaaaacttATTGAATAGGGCATTCAAAATGGTCTTGGCTTTAGTTGATAAGGTTTGTAGCTCAGAAGCAAGACGCAAGTTGTCTGAGATTTAAAAGTTATTTATGACCATGCATCTTTTCTGATTCTCATGATAATTCTCTTTAACAATAATCAATTGAGAGGGTGACTTTCAGATTTCTGGACTGGTCAAAGATTAATTTTTCCAAGTGTGATAACTAAAAGTAGTACTAATGTTAATGTAAAGGGCAAGATGACAAACAGAATTGTCCAAACTGTGGTCTGTTTCTGCAATATTTGGCATATGTATAATTAAGATTcggttttaattttttaatatctttGATTCTTTATAGTGATATATTCAATGATCAGAGGCTTTCAAAGTATTCATGAATAAAAAAAGAGCAATCACTAAAATATTTAATTGCATCCTGTGTAAGTATTTTCTTATAGGTAAGGGAAAAGTAACAGCAGAAATGGGTGAACATGAGAATTACGGATACCCCCCAAAGAAATTGCTGGTATTTTCTGTCGTGTTTTTTATAGTCTTCAGTTaaatggaaattatttattttatgaaaaCATGCATATTTTTTATGTTTGTATAATTGCTTTGTAGAGGAAACCTATTTTGCAAATTATTGTGGGAGTCATTTGACCATTCTATTTCTGTAGTTGTACTTAATGCATTGGTTGGCACACGTTGCACAAAACGGTCATTGTTtacattaaattaatttcagtaGTTTTAATGAGAGTCCTTTAACATGCATAATTGTAAATTGAGTAGTGAAACAGAATAAAGACATCTCTTTCTTACCTagattgtattattttctctgctgtAGCTTGCAACATCTTTTGTCTGAGTGGAGCCTGTAACAGGCTTATGTCTGTATTGTTTGGGTGGGGGGCCCAAGGGAACAGAGGAAGATCAGGCAGGAGCCTGGCAAGCTTTTGCTCTCATACAGTTAAAAAATGGTTCCAGTTACTCTATTATTTGATACTGAATTAAAAGTGCAGTAACAGTTATAGATCCAGTACCCTACACCTCCTCCTTGaaagtaagattttatttttaaagtttctgaATAGGCCTTTTAGAGTAGTGGTGACAGATTAAAACATCAATCAGCTAAATATGTTGTCTCCTTTTGCTGCCTTGCAAGTATGTATTTGATGAATGTGATCCAATCATTTACATTGACAGCAATATTGACCTGACTTGCTGTATGCTAAGTGCCAGTCATGTCCTGATCACTCATGACCCAGTGATTACCCAAGGATGTAGCTTGACTGTAACAATGCAACTCAAGGCAAAAAATGTTTGTGGTCTTTTTAAGAATTGATCTCCCCAGCTTCTTGGCAGCAAAAGCCGTAATAACAGATCACTGCACAACTTGACTTGTAGTTACTTGTGGATTTTTGGAAACTATCAATTATATGTATTACACatccttttttttaaagcagttcaTCAGAGGCTAAGCAACCATTTTAAATTGCTTCAAGGCAGGCTAATGTACTTTTCTGGTACAGTTTCTTTATCTGTACatcatatgcatatatacacacaatcTGGTGTGAGAGAGAACTCTGCCAGGAGGAAGCATAAGTCTGTGGAATTTATTTCTCAAGAGTAACTTCTGTTAATGCTTAGAGCCAGTAACTAGCACAATTACCTCTTTCAGTTCTGAGGTGCTAAAGAGGATGAAAAGCCTGACTTTTGTCAGGCTCTTGAATGAATGGCCTTAAggctgtttttaaaagaaaaaatattacaactATTTCTTCACTTtgcaaaaacatttattttcacccACAAGACAAAACTGTAGACATAAACTAGGTTTTAAAACTATTGTTCTCCTGCTTGCATATATTCAtaaaagtgttttttttaaaaaaggccagttttacaaattattaaaatgtgtatttaaaagTAAACATAATCTGTTTCTAGCATTTCACCCATAGGGAAAAATAGTAAATACAAATAACCATGG
Proteins encoded in this region:
- the BORA gene encoding protein aurora borealis isoform X2 — its product is MGDTKEAKMQITPETPGRVTFLNPFESPSDYYTLQEQIVSSPSVFKSTKSSSTPGKFRWSIDQLALINPVEIDSEDVRRQAMYLSHARTDKETEDRMQKAIEEFFTKRLIVPSPWTEHQGKQVSLLNSTKSIDLNTISPIGRQLALQPGKSNAACQTVLSLPVDFNLEKILGEYFRTDEFADQSQENLSSSSLRRKLFLEENGSVAECLSPSLPSPCGNQPLGVLCSIDISPVRCRSPLETSSSGQFSSSPIQGGARTYSLGSITSPTFPEGSPAHNGSPTFSPIAFHIRKTPLSDIPSSSNRMTPPSTRSPYIDGCSPIKNCSPMRLGACRGTTQYQTSVIRIPITVENRGEDEGDKENASPAEENGINLCQQDSEAFAHGTHLVVATVSIASDHSEACHQRLSSFQDMEGSKENNTVDMADAAEVSEENTWIKETIGNSNAPMTSFMTGITFSIENSRMCMSPLAESSVIPCDNSSIQVDSGYNTQTCGSSIMDTVGAENSCRENDANTNVFQNKSQLLRTKECSVLNHKDNQLLRAKSPEKQLCFQKAKTRSTAFGQNATCNISAWKHKNENQVQGFHKNGM
- the BORA gene encoding protein aurora borealis isoform X1; this translates as MGDTKEAKMQITPETPGRVTFLNPFESPSDYYTLQEQIVSSPSVFKSTKSSSTPGKFRWSIDQLALINPVEIDSEDVRRQAMYLSHARTDKETEDRMQKAIEEFFTKRLIVPSPWTEHQGKQVSLLNSTKSIDLNTISPIGRQLALQPGKSNAACQTVLSLPVDFNLEKILGEYFRTDEFADQSQENLSSSSLRRKLFLEENGSVAECLSPSLPSPCGNQPLGVLCSIDISPVRCRSPLETSSSGQFSSSPIQGGARTYSLGSITSPTFPEGSPAHNGSPTFSPIAFHIRKTPLSDQRKLTFCSPDIPSSSNRMTPPSTRSPYIDGCSPIKNCSPMRLGACRGTTQYQTSVIRIPITVENRGEDEGDKENASPAEENGINLCQQDSEAFAHGTHLVVATVSIASDHSEACHQRLSSFQDMEGSKENNTVDMADAAEVSEENTWIKETIGNSNAPMTSFMTGITFSIENSRMCMSPLAESSVIPCDNSSIQVDSGYNTQTCGSSIMDTVGAENSCRENDANTNVFQNKSQLLRTKECSVLNHKDNQLLRAKSPEKQLCFQKAKTRSTAFGQNATCNISAWKHKNENQVQGFHKNGM